Genomic window (Streptomyces clavuligerus):
GCTCGTACCAGAGCATGCTCCAGCTCATCCCCCTCATCGGCGATGTCTCCTCGGACCAGGGGCTCGGCTACGGCCTCGCCGACCGGGGATCGACGGCCCTGCTCCTCGCCGCGCCCGGACTCGGCGTCACCCTCGGCGGCCCGGCCGCCGGCTGGCTCGCCGCCCGCGTCGGACCGGCCCCGACCCTGGCCGGGGCGGTGACCCTCGGCACGGTGGTCACCCTCGGGATGTTCCTCGGGGTCTCCCGCCTTCCCGCCGCGCTCTGCTGCGCCTTCCTGCTGGGGGTCACCGTGGGAGCGCTCGGCACCTCCGGGTTCAACATGGCGGGCGGCCTCGCACCCCCCGAACGCCAGGGCATCGTCTCCAGCCTGGTCATGGTGATGGTCTCGATCGGTTCCGTCGCCCTGAACTTCGTGGGCGCCGCCGTCCTCGCCTCGACCGCCGTCGTCATCGACGGCGAGACGGTCAACTCCGCCACCGGGGTCCTCAGCTGTATCGCCATCGCGTCCGGCGCCTTCACCCTCGCCGCCGTGCTGGCCGCCCTGCTCGCACGCACCACCTGGATGAAGGATTGAGGATGGACAGGAGAACAGCACCCATGGGTACGGTCCTGATTTCCGGCGCGGGTATCGCCGGGCCCGCCGTCGCGTTCTGGCTGAACCGGTATGGATTCGCGGTGACGGTGGTGGAGAAGGCCAGCACCGTGCGGGACGGCGGATATCCGGTCGACGTACGGGGCACCGCCGTGGAGGTGGCCCGCCGGACGGGAATCCTGCCGGCCCTCCGGGAGGCCCATATCGAGACCCGTCGGCTGACCTTCCTCCACGCCGACGGCCGCGAGGTCGCGGCCGTCCATCCACAGGCCGTGGCCGGTGGCGTCGAGGGACACGACGTCGAACTGCCGCGCGGGCGTCTCATGGAGATCCTGTACGGGACCGTCCGCGACGACGTGGAGTTCAGGTACGGCGACTCCATCGACACCCTCACCGAGGACGGGCACGGTGTCGACGTCGTCTTCCGCAGCGGCGCCCAACGCCGCTTCGACCTGGTCGTGGGCGCGGACGGGCTGCACTCGCACACCCGGAGGCTCGTCTTCGGCCCCGAGCGGCGGTTCCACCGCTATCTCGGCCACTGCTTCACCGTCTTCACCCTGCCCAACACCTGGGGGTTCTCCCACGAGGGACTCATCTGGAACACCCCGGGACGGGCCGCCGCGCTCTACGCAGTCGAGGACAGCGACCAGTTGTACGCCTTCCTCACCTTCGCCCACCCCGACCCGCCGGAGCGCCTCCGCGACCCCCGTGACCTCGTGGCCACCACCTTCGCCCACGACGGCTGGAACATCCCCGCCATGGTCGCCGCCCTGCGCCGCGCGGACGACCCTTTCTTCGACACCGTGAGCCAGATCCATATGCCCCGCTGGTCCCGGGGCCGCGTCGCGCTCGTCGGCGACGCCGCCCACGCCCCGTCGTTCCTGACCGGCCAGGGCACCAGCCTCGCCCTGGTCGGCGCTTTCATGCTCGCCCGTTCCCTGGCCGAGCACCGCGACCACGCCAGGGCCTTCGCCACCTATGAACGCGCCATCCGCTCATTTGTCGAACTGAACCAGGCCGAGGTCGGCGCGGGCGCCGCCGCGCTCTTTCCCACCACCGCCGAAGCCCTGGAACAACGCAACGACCGACTTCGCGGCCTCACCACCCTGCCCCCGGCAGCCGCGCGCCCGGCCCACACCGCCCTCACCCTGCCGGGGTCGCCGCCCGCGTGAGGGGGGGGCTGGGGTCGGGGGCGGGTGGCGCCGGTCCGTGGGCGGACGCGCCGGACGAAGGTGTCGTTCGACGGACTTCGAAGAAGCCGCCTGGCTACCATGTGCCCATGGGACTTGACGGGTGGGAGCTGGCAATCGCAGCCCTCGGTACCGCCGCTGCCGTCCTCACGACCGGTTTCGAGGTCCGGGCCCGGCTCAGCCGCAGACGACGTCCCGCGCCGCCGCGGCCTTCCCTGGAGCCCGGGGAGAGCTATGACGTGTTCATCTCCTACACCGAGGCGGACGCGGAGGTCGCGGAGACGCTGGCCTCCAGACTGCGGGCCGAACAGTTGAGGGTGTTCCTGGCCCGCTGGATCGGCCCCGGCCTGGTGGAGAGCCTGGAGAAGGAAGAAGCCCTGCTGGCCTCGGCCAATGGCCTTCTGGTCTTCAGCGGCGCGACCATGGCCGACGCGGCGATCCGGGACGAGTACGCCGCGTTGCTCCAGCGCGTCCACTCCGGTGGGCGGCGGTTCGTCCCCGTCCTGGTGGAGGACGTGGAGCTGCCACCGTTCGCGCGCATCCGCAGGCCGGTCGATCTCCGCGCCCCCGGCACCGCCGGGTACGACGAGGGGCTGACCGCCCTGGTACGAGCGGTACGCCCGCGCGCCGGGGGTACCGCCTCGTGACCGAAGTCTTCGTCTCCTACGCCCACGAGGACGAGGAGTGGGCGCGAGGACTGGCACACGAACTCTCCCGCCATGGGCTCAGAGTCTTCTTCGACGCGTGGGACGTCCTCCCCGGCGACGTGATCGTCCATCGGACGGACGCCGCCATCAGCGCCGCCGCGAGCGCCCTCGTGGTCATCAGCCCGGCCTCGGCCCGCTCGCCCCGTGCCCTGGAGGAGTACGCGGCCCTCGCCACCGCCGCGGCGGAGCGGAACCTGAGGTTCATTCCCGTGCTGATCGGCGAGGCCGTACTTCCGCCGTTCGCTGCCAACCGGGTCTGGCGGGACTTCCGCGGTGTCGACGGGACGGCGTACGACGACAAGATCGCGGAGCTGGCCTCCGTCCTCCTGGACGAGGCCGCGCAGGTCGGTCCGGCCGGTCCGGTCCGCCGGTCCGGTCCGGCCGGTGCCACCGGCCCGGCGCCGGAGAACCTCGCGGCGGTGCTGCCGACGCCACCCCGCCCGGTGACCGAGCCGGCCCGGCCCTCCCTCGTCGTCTGCTACGTATCGGCCGACGCGGGCTATGCGCTGGCCCTGGTCGACCAGTTGCGGACGGCCGGGCTTTCCGTATGGTCGGCCGACGACCTACGGGCGGGGGACCCTCAGTTCTGGATGGTCCGGCAACAACTGGCCTTCGCGACCGCCGTCATCGTCCTGATGTCACCGCAGTCCCAGGACTCCGACGACATCACCCGCATGATTCTGGAGGGGATGCTGCACCAACGCCCCTTCTTCCCGCTTCTGTTGGACGGGCGACGCAACTACCACCTGGCACACACCTGGTACGTCGACGCACGGGACGGCCGACTGCTGAACCCGTCCGAACTCGATCTGCTGCGCGACCTGGAGGCGGCGAGGGGCGGTGGCGTGCTGCCGGACGAACCGCCTCTGGCGTTCCCGGCACCGCGCACACGACCGTCCGTGGCCGCGGTACGGGTTCCGGCGGCGGTCTCGCTCAAACGCCTCGACACCTACCTTTCCGAGGGGGAACTCGCCCACGCCGACCTGCACACCACGGCGATCCTCCTGGAGGCCGCGGACCGGCTCGACGAGGGATGGTTCGGCACGCGGCACGTACGCGCGCTCTCCGCCGAAGTCCTCGCCGGTGTCGACGCGCTGTGGTCGGACCACTCACGCGGCAGGCAAGGTCTGCGTGCGCAGGCGGAACTGGCCCCGGTGAGCCGGGCACGCCACACCGACTTCCTCGCGCTCTCGGTGGCCTGCGGCTGGCGCGACTCCGTCGAGAGCCCCGTCCCACGACGTTATCGCCGGTTGACGGAACGGGCGGGGCACGGACCCCGCAGAGGGTTCTACCCAACCCTGCGCAACCCGCAGGACGAGCCTTTCCACGACTGGTACGACCGATGGAGCGCCACCGTGCTGGCAACACATCTCCACGCCCGCAGGGGAGGCGCCGTCCCGTGAAACTGATGATCTATGCGTCTGCACTCACCATCATGTTCTTGTTCAAATGGTGGTGGGCCTTCCCGATCATCAATGGCTACGGCCTCATCGTGCTCATGCAATATCTCAGCGACCGCAAGCACGAACGCAGCGTGAGTGGTTCGGCGAAATGGAGGGACAAGCCGATGGTGATGATTCTGGCTGCCGGGTACACGACCCTGTCCGTGGCCAGCGGCACCTTTGCCGTCCTTGTGATCGCGGCCGCTGTCGTCGGCTGGCTCGGATTCCGGAATGTTCCCTCCGACCGGGTGGGCATCGTCCGCCGACGATACGGCCGCACCCACTCGGAGTTCCGGAACATCACGCCGCACAGAACGCGTGGAGTCCTCGCCGGTGTCCTGCGGCCCGGCCGCTCCCGCTGGGTGTTCCCCGCCCTGAACGAGGTCCGGTTCGCCCCCCGCACCCAGGTGGCGGAGGGCAGCGTCGGCCTGGTCACGGCGAGGGAGGGGAAGACGCGGCCCAAGGGGCGGGCGCTGGGCCGTTCCGTGGAGTGCGACAACTTCCAGGACGGTGACGCGTTCCTGCTGAACGGCGGCGAACAGGGCGTGCAGGTCGACACCCTGCCCCCCGGCCAGTTCTACATCAACACGGCGTTGTTCGAGGTCGAGCAGGTGCAGCGGGTCCATGTGCCCGTCGACACCATTGGACTGGTGACATCGAAGGCGGGCGGGCTCCGGCCCGCGGACCACACCTTCGGCAAACATGTGCCGTGTGACGACTTCCAGGACGGCGCCGCGTTCCTCGCCGGTGGCGGGGAGCAGGGGCGGCAGTTGGCCATCCTCCAAGGAGGGGCGTACTACGACATCAACCCGGCACTGTTCGATGTCACCACCGTCCTCACCGGCAACGAGGGCCAGGGCGGGCTGACGGACCAGCATCTGTACGAGTTCCAGATCCCGAACGGCTTCACGGGCGTGGTGATCGCACTTGCCGGGGCGATTCCGGAGCAGCCCGATCAGCCACGTCCGACAGTGGACGGTCACCAGCAATTCACGCTCCCCTGGGAGTTCCTTCGCAACGGCGGTCAGCGCGGTGTGCAGTCGGAAACCCTGCCGGAGGGCACGGTCTGCGCGCTCAACCCGTACTTCGTGCGGGTCGTGCTGGTCCCCATGCGTCTGCTCACCCTGGAGTGGGACGACAAGACTCCGGCGCAGTCCAGCAACTACGACGCCCATCTGGACCGGATCACGGTGACCGTTCAGGGACACCGGCTGTCCGTCAATATGCAGCAGACCTTGCAGATCCCACCCGAATCCGCTCCCCTGCTGGTCACCAGGAACGGCAGTGGCCAGACGTCAGGAATCGGCGGACTGGACCCGGACCCGCTTCCCGTCCAACGGTTCGTGGAGCGGGTGCTGGGCGCGAGTGTCGTCTCCTACTTCAACGAGATCGCCGCCGCGGCGACCGTCAAGGAATTCCTGGAGGCGTACGCCGAGACCCGTATGGAGCTGGCCACCCAGGTGCAGACCGCGCTGAAGAACTGGGGAGTGGAGGCCAGGACCACCACCCTGGGCGAATTCCAGGCCGAGGACCCCTCGCTCAACGAGGTCATGAAACAACCGGCCCACGAACAGATGCGAGGCGAATTGCTGAAGGCCCAACGGGCGAACGCGGAAATCGAGGACGCGATCGACGCGGTCCGTGTGGAGGCGGAGCGCCGGAGGATTTCCATGGAACTCGAAACCCGCATCAAGCTGTTCGGGCTGAACCACGTCGTCGTCATCGAAATGCTCAAGGAGATCACCAAGGCCCCCGTCCCCCAGTTCATCAGTGGCGGTGACCTCTCGTCCTTCCTCGAAACACAGCCGGTCGCAAGGCTGGAAGGGCTCCTGGACAAGATGCAGGGCTTCGCCGCGAACGTCGACACCGACGAGTCGTCGCAGCTCCGGCTCCCGCCGCAGGCCGACACGGGCGAGGGGGCGGACCGGAGGTACGAGACATAGGACGGTGCCGCACCCGCCCGGATACTGGTTCGACGAGGAGGAAGGGGCCGTCACCACGTTCGGTGCACGGTTGCCTTGCTGCCGGTCACCAGGCTTGCCGGTGGAACGTCATCGGCCACGACCGCGCCCGCGGCGACCACCGCGTCACGGCCGATGCTGACGCCGGGCAGGATGGTGGCACCGGCGCCGATCCACACGTTCTCCGCCACGTCGATGGGCGCGCCGGTCAGATACAGCCGCCGCTCCTCGGGATCGACCGGGTGGCCGATGGTGATGAACGTGACCTTCGGTCCGATCATCACACGCTCGCCGAGCCGGATACCGGCATAGTCCAGGAATGTGCAGTTCTGGTTGATGAAGACGCGCTCGGCGAGGTCGAGGTTGAGTCCGTGGTCGGTGTAGAAGGGCGGATAGATGGTGACTCTCGGCGGCAGTGGCTTGCCGAGGATCTGCTCAAACAGTTCCGCCTTGCCCGTTTCGTCCTCGAAGGGCAGGACGTTCAGGCGGGAGGTCAGCTCGGTGACCCGCAGAACCCTCTCGGCCATGGCGTGGAACTCGGCACTGTGGATGCGCATAAGACGGTCACTGGACATGTCGTGATCCTTTCTGCGAACCGGTGACGGGACAAGACTCACCCCAGTCGTCGGGTCGGCCGACTAGGGTCGGCAGCATGACGACACCCCTTGCCGGCAGTGCTTTCGACTCGCTCAGCCTCGACGCCGTAGCTGATCAGGACGCGTTGCGCCGGGTCTACGAGCTGCCCGGGGACACGGCCATACGCAAGCAGATGACCGAACTCACCGATCAGACCAGACGGTTGATCGGATGCTCCTCGCTGGTCCTGGTCGCCAGCGCGGACGCCGAGGGCAACTGCGACGTTTCCCCACGCGGCGGACCCGCCGGGTTCGTCTCCGTCCTGGACGCACGGACGGTGGCGATACCGGACGCAACCGGTAACAAGCGTCTGGACACCCTGCAAAACATCATCGCCACCGGACGGGCCGGGCTGCTGTTCGTCATACCGGGGCGCACCACGACGCTCAGGGTGAACGGCCGGGCCTGTGTCTCCACCCGCCCGGAGCTGCTGGCGCAACTGACCGCCGTGGGCAAGCCGCCTGCCAGCGCGCTGGTACTGGGGATCGAGGAGGTCTACCCGCACTGCCCCAAGTCGCTCCTGCGCAGCGGGGCCTGGAAGCCGGAGCAGTGGCTGCCGACGGACGCCCAGCCGACCTCGGCCGAGGTGACACTGGCCCAGCTGCGGATGCCGGAGCTGACGATCACCGACATCGAGCAGTCGGAGGCGGATTCGCTGAAGTACCGGTATGAGTAACGGGCTGACCTGCGCTGACTGAACCCACCAGCCCGTCGAGTGCCCAAGGCGGCACGCCGCGGGACCACCGTACTCCGGTGCCGGGGATTGCGGGCGCGGACCCGGCGGCGCTGACATGATCGGCCGTATGAAGGTACCCGTGACCGGAGCGACAGGAACCATCGGCGGCGCGGCGGCCGACGCGCTGACGGCCGCCTCCCAGCAGGTCGCCCGGACCTTCCGGCCGCAGGCCGTGTCATGTGGGTGAGGCTGTCGACCGACGAGGTCGCGGTGGAGGACCGGGTGGACTGGTACCACGACGTGGTGTCCCGGACGGTGGCCCCCCATCGCCTCGTGATACCCGACGGCCCACGCTTCCGGGCGCGGGCCGGTGTGCTGCCGCTGGGGCGGATCGAGCTGTCCCGGCACATCCACTCCGCGCACCACGCGCTGCGCACTCCGCGGCTGATCCGGCAGAGCGACCCCGAGCACTATGTCCTGGCGCTGATCAGCCGGGGGGCGAAGGGGATCTCCCAGCGCCGCAACGACACCGTGGCCGGGAGCGGGGACCTGATCTTCTTCGACACCTCCCACCCGTACACCGCGGGAACCCCCTCCGACGACGATCCGATCATGACCCTTCTGCACATCCCCCGGGAGCTGCTGGGCCTCCCCGTGGACCGGCTGGACGCCGCGCTGGGCAGCCGCTTCACCGCCCGTCAGGGCATCGGGGCGATCTTCCGCCGGTTCACGGACTCCCTCGACGAGCACGGCGCCGAGTGCGGTCCGCAGGAGTTACGAATCCTGGAACGGACCGCGCTGGACCTCGCCTCAGGCGTACTGGCCCAGCAGCTCGACGCCTGGGACTCCCTGCCCACCGAGAGCAGGGAACAACTTCTGCTCGCGCGGATCGACGCCTTCATCGACCGGCACCTCGCCGACCCGGATCTGACCCCCCGTACCATCGCCGCGTATCACCACATCTCCCTCAGCACCCTCTACAGCCTCTTCCGCACCCGCGAGGAGACCGTCGCGGCCACCATCCGCCGTCGCCGTCTGGAACACTGCCGCGCCGACCTCGCCCGTGGCGACCGCCCGATCCAGACGATCGCCACCCGCTGGGGCTTCAGCGGCGCGGCCGTCTTCAGCCGGGCCTTCCGCGACGCGTACGGCGCATCACCGCGTGAATTCCGCACCCCCACCGACTGATCCCGGCCCCGGCCCCCGCGACCTGCCCGAATCCGCAGGGAACGCACAGCAGGCCCGCACTCCTCGTCAAGACGCCGGCCAGCCGCGCTTCTAACGTGTGATGTGTGGGGCGGCCGCACCGCTCGTACCCGGAGACCTGCGTCCTCCTGGGCCCGCCGGCCCGCGTACTCGCCGTATCCGGCCGTCCCCGCGAAACCCACACGCGAACAGACCCACCAGAGGAGGTTTTCTGATGCGACGACCTGGCAGGATTCTCGCGACCGCCATCGGCGCCACCGGTCTGCTGATGTCCGCACTGGCTTCCCCCGCCCTCGCCGCCCCCGCGCCGGGCGCGGGAAGCCCGCGTGCCGAGACCAATGCCGCCTTCTACATGATCGGCAACGAGAAGACGGGCCGGTGCCTGGCCCTGCGCGGAAGCGGAGCCGAGCTGGGTTCCGCCGCGATCCAGGCGACGTGCAACAGCGCCGCGGCCGACCAGTTCTGGGCGTTCACCACCGCCGGACGCCTGGTCAACTACAGGACCGGTACCTGCCTCGCGGTGCGCGGCGGGAGCACGGAGGGCGGGGCCGTGGTGATCCACGCCAAGTGCGACCCCCCGGGCAGTGACCAGCACTGGAATTGGGGGGACGGCGTCAACACCCAGATCCGCAATATCAACAGCGGGCGCTGCCTGGCCCTGCGGGGAGGTGGCGCGGAGAACGGTGTGGACGCGATCCAGGCCACCTGCTCGGCGCACGGAGCCGACCAGTTCTGGACCATCCTGTAGACCGGCGGCCCGGGAGCGCGTACGGACCGTTCCCCCCCCCACGGGTCCGTACGCTCCCGGGCACGTCGGTCAGCCCCTTCGGCATCTGCTCCGGTGCCGCCTCGGCCGCGCTGTACACGGAGAACCCGTGCGACGGCGAGCCGGCCGTCGGGGGCGCTGATGTTCGTGGCGCGCTGCCTGCCGCCGGATGCCGGCCCTGCGGGCGCGGACGGTGATGCCCCGCGTCCTGCGCCCGGCCTCGCCGGTGGGGCGACGCCGGGCACAGGGCGGCGTTCAGGATGTGCTGAGCTTGATGGAGTTGTACGGGGTGAGGTTGATGTCCTCGTAGAGGAACGCGCCCATCGAGGCGGTGCAGTTCCTGCCCGCCCGGTCGGTGCACAGGCGCACGACGGCGCCGCCGGTCTGGTTGTTGAACACACGGTGGACGCCGAACTCGTCGTACAGCTGGTGCACACCGTAGGTGTAGTAGTCGTGCTCCGGCCGACTGTTGTTCCAACTGGCGTCCGGGTAGATACACACGTAGCCGGAGCGGCAACCGGCGTAGTCGACCGCCGCGTGGGCGGGCGAGGAAGCCAGGCCGAGGGTTGCCACGGACGCCGTGACAGCCAATAACGCGCTGACCTTGCGGATGGATCTCACAGGTGCCTCCAGTCAGGAAAAACGAATTCCGTCGGCGAAGGGAGTTCATGCGCGGTCCTCCTGCGCCCCGCCCTTCGCGATGTGAGATTGTCACGCCCGTTCTGCGGCGGCGACACGATGAAGTCGCTGCTTAAATGCTCTGCTCGTACGCAGGGGTTTTGGAAGCAGTTCCCGACAGGTGCCCGGCGGTGCGCTCCTTCATCCGCCGGGAACGCATCCTGTGCAGCCGGCCGATCACCCCGCCCGCAATCCAGAACGAGGGAGCTGTCCATCCGGCGACCACTCCTCCCTTGGCGCATGACATTGACCGCGCTTCAGCAAAGCGATCGGCACGTGTACCGCTGACCGGTGCGGGGCACCCCCGGCTGCCGGGCTGGGCTCACTTGCTGGTGATGCTCCACGCGCCGTCGCCGTCCTCGGCGGTGCTGCCGAGAGCGGTCCACTCGGTGTCGTCGAGGCCGAGGGTCGCGCGGAGGTAGGCGGAGATCGCGTCGGCGACAAGGGCGACGCGGGCGGGGTTCTCGTCGGTGGTCTCGGCGACCCTCTCGCCGGCGATGCCGCCCATGGTGTGCTCGGCCCCGGCGATGGTGAGCAGGCTCTTGGGGGCCGGGCTGAGGCAGTAGGCGTCGGTGAACCACTCCGGCCCCCGGGTGGAGAGCCGCGATTGGTCCTTGCCGCCCGCGATGACCAGGGCCGGAGTGGTCATGGTGGAGAAGTCCGGCTTCATGAAGGGGAGTTTCCCGGCGGCGAACGGGGTGAGGGAGTCGCTGGTTCCGGCCGCGGCGATCAGCGCGCCGGCCGACACCGCGGAGTGGGAGAGGTCCTCGCCGGGCACGCCGTCGGCGTCGAGTACGCGGGCACCGAGGACGGCGCCCGCGGTCTGGGCGCCCCAGGAGTGGCCGACCACGGCGATGCGCTCACGGTCGGCGCGGGTCCCCAGGTCGGCCTGGGCCAGGATGTCGCCGAGGTTGTCGAGGATCGCGTGGAGGTCGGCTGTCCGAACGCGCCAGATGGTGGCGAAGCGCGGATCGTCCCAGCCGATGGCGTTGCGGCGGGAGTCCAGGTGGGTGGGCTGCACCACGACGAATCCGGCGGCGGCCCACCGGTCGACGAGGGGCTCGTACCCGTCCAGGGACCATGCGTTGCCGTGGGAGAAGACGATCACGGGCAGGTCCCGGCCCGACCGAGGGGCGGTGACCCTCACCCGCAGGTCGATGCCGCGGCCAGGTGCGGGAACGGGGATGGGCTTGACCGAGACGGTCTGGTGGCCGAGGGCGCGCGAAGACATGGGAGACCTGTGCTTTCTCTGCCGATCGGCTCTGCCATACTTTGGCGGAGCGACGTTCCGCCAATTTAGCGGAACGCTGTTCCGCGAGTAAAGGGGGCCATCCGTGCGGGAGTCGGTCGGGGTACGCCAGGCACAGGCGCAGCGCACCCGCAGTGGCGTGCTGGAGGCTGCCGCGGCGGTCTTCGTCGAGCAGGGCGTCCAGGCGCCTGTCCGTGACATCGCCGAACGCGCAGGTGTTGGGGTCGGCACCGTCTACCGGAACTTCCCGACCCGCGCGGACCTCGTCACCGCCGTCTATCGGCACCAGATCGACGCCTGCGCCGCTCTCGCGCCCCGGCTCCTTGAGGAGTCCGCCTCGTCGTTCACGGCGCTGACCCTGTGGGCGGACGCGTTCGTCGACTTCCTCGTGACCAAGCACGGTCTCGGCGCGGCGCTGGGGTCCGGAGATCCGGGGCTGGAAAACCTTCACACCCTCATGCTCGACACCCTGGTCCCGGCCTGCGCGACGCTGCTGGACGCCTGCGCCGCCGACGGCGAACTCCGCTCCGGTGCCACCGCCTACACGCTCATGCGCGCCATCGGAAACCTCTGCATCACCGGCCCCGACTACGATCAGGCCGACGCCAGGCGCATGGTCGCCCTCCTCCTCACCGGATGCCGCAGCACCGCCTGACAACAGGCCCGGCGCCGGTGCCGCCCGCGCCCGCCACACCGGTTCCCGTCCACTGCGCCACGTCACGGCGTGGACCTTGACGGAGCGGCGGACGTTCTCCAGCCGGGCATGGTGGGAAGACCGGCCCGGACCACCTGGTCGACGCAGGGGTACTCGACGCCGCCGATGTCGATCCGGCGTTCCCTCGGATCTGGTTCGTGGCCGTCGGGAACAGGGACGCTGAGCGGGAGCGCAGGCACCGACACGGCGAAAGGCCCCGGACACCGTAGGACAACCGTCCGTGCGGCACGGGCCGATGAACGTACCGGGGGGCCGGGGCGAGGCCGTCGGCGCATCCGGCGATCGCCCCGTCCGGGTCCGGCCCAGCGCATCCGGCCCCGGGCGGGGGACGGGCGAAGGGCGGCCCGCCCACCCTCGGGCCGAGCCCGCCCACCCCGCCGAGGAGGCTGCCGCCGACCGGATCAGCCACTGTCGATCCGGCTACGCCGACCCGGTCGTCCGTGTCCGGTGCGACTGGTTCACCCGACGGCTGTGGTGATCGTCACGCGGCCGGCCGGGGCCGCGGCCCGTGGGAATGGGCGTGGTGGGCGGGGACCGCCGTGGCTGACGGCCGGTGTCCCGCCCGCCACGCTCGACACCCCTTATCCGTCTCCGTTCTCACTGGAGGTATCCGTGCGTCGTCTCACGGTCCTGGCCGCGGCCCTGTCCATCGCCACACCGATCGCCCCGGCGGCTGCCGCGCCCGACCCCGCGCCCAGGGCCATCGTGAGCTTCCCCGGCTCCGACTGTCCGACCCAGAGTCTCTGTCTTTACCGTGACGCCAACTACACCGGCGGTGGAATCGCCCTCCAGGGCGGTAACTCGATCTCGAATCTGGGCGACTACGGCTTCAACGACGTGATGTCGTCCTGGTCCAACGACACCTTCCGGTACTGCATGTGGTTCCCGCACATCGGCATGACGGGAGAGGGCCACCGCATGAACAACACCTACCGGATCAACCTCCCGGCGAACGAGAACGACACCGCCTCCTCCGTCCGCTGCTGAACCCGGCGCGGCCCGCTACGGCAGCCGAGGGCCTTCCGCCCCCGCCGCCGACCGGCCACGGGGCCGGCTCTCTGCCTGGGTGGGCGGAGTCGGGAGGCGCCGCTCCCGGGCCCGGGTCCATGCCACGAGGATCAGACAGGCGGCCAGACAGGCCAGGGCGGTGATCTGAAGGGCGGTAGCGGCGGCCTCCGATGTCGCCGCGCCATGGTGCTGCTCGGTGACGGCGCCGGTCAGGGCGACGCCGAGGCCGGCCGCGACCGTGATGACCGTCTTGGTGACGCCGGAGGCCTCCCCGGCCCGCTCCGGTCTGATCACCGCCTGGGTGGCGATAAGGGTCAGGGAGTTCGCTGTCCCGAGGGCCAGGCCCGCCGCCATGGCCGCGACGAGATATGCGGTGAGCGATGAAGCCCAACTGAGCAGGGCCAGGGCGGCGGCCCCCGCGCTGAGACACAGGGCCATCACCCGTACCGCGCCCGACGTCGTCACCCGCCCGGCGAGGGGGCCGGCGACGGCCATGGCCAGTGCCGGTGCGAGGAAGGCGATGCCCGCCGTGACCACCGGCAGCTCCCATCGGCCCTGGAGGGTCAGGGGGACAACGAACAGCAGCATGACGGTCGCGGTGTTGACCACCGCACCGGCGAGCGTCAGTGCCACATACGGGCCGTTGCGGAAGAGGGTCAGCTCGACCAGTGGACTTGACGTCACCCGCTCCTGGTGGATGAACCAGATCAGCAGCCCCGCCACCAAGGCCAGCCCGGCCAGTGCGGTGGACCACTGCCCGTACTGGC
Coding sequences:
- a CDS encoding FAD-dependent monooxygenase; amino-acid sequence: MDRRTAPMGTVLISGAGIAGPAVAFWLNRYGFAVTVVEKASTVRDGGYPVDVRGTAVEVARRTGILPALREAHIETRRLTFLHADGREVAAVHPQAVAGGVEGHDVELPRGRLMEILYGTVRDDVEFRYGDSIDTLTEDGHGVDVVFRSGAQRRFDLVVGADGLHSHTRRLVFGPERRFHRYLGHCFTVFTLPNTWGFSHEGLIWNTPGRAAALYAVEDSDQLYAFLTFAHPDPPERLRDPRDLVATTFAHDGWNIPAMVAALRRADDPFFDTVSQIHMPRWSRGRVALVGDAAHAPSFLTGQGTSLALVGAFMLARSLAEHRDHARAFATYERAIRSFVELNQAEVGAGAAALFPTTAEALEQRNDRLRGLTTLPPAAARPAHTALTLPGSPPA
- a CDS encoding toll/interleukin-1 receptor domain-containing protein, whose translation is MGLDGWELAIAALGTAAAVLTTGFEVRARLSRRRRPAPPRPSLEPGESYDVFISYTEADAEVAETLASRLRAEQLRVFLARWIGPGLVESLEKEEALLASANGLLVFSGATMADAAIRDEYAALLQRVHSGGRRFVPVLVEDVELPPFARIRRPVDLRAPGTAGYDEGLTALVRAVRPRAGGTAS
- a CDS encoding TIR domain-containing protein, with the protein product MTEVFVSYAHEDEEWARGLAHELSRHGLRVFFDAWDVLPGDVIVHRTDAAISAAASALVVISPASARSPRALEEYAALATAAAERNLRFIPVLIGEAVLPPFAANRVWRDFRGVDGTAYDDKIAELASVLLDEAAQVGPAGPVRRSGPAGATGPAPENLAAVLPTPPRPVTEPARPSLVVCYVSADAGYALALVDQLRTAGLSVWSADDLRAGDPQFWMVRQQLAFATAVIVLMSPQSQDSDDITRMILEGMLHQRPFFPLLLDGRRNYHLAHTWYVDARDGRLLNPSELDLLRDLEAARGGGVLPDEPPLAFPAPRTRPSVAAVRVPAAVSLKRLDTYLSEGELAHADLHTTAILLEAADRLDEGWFGTRHVRALSAEVLAGVDALWSDHSRGRQGLRAQAELAPVSRARHTDFLALSVACGWRDSVESPVPRRYRRLTERAGHGPRRGFYPTLRNPQDEPFHDWYDRWSATVLATHLHARRGGAVP
- a CDS encoding SPFH domain-containing protein is translated as MFLFKWWWAFPIINGYGLIVLMQYLSDRKHERSVSGSAKWRDKPMVMILAAGYTTLSVASGTFAVLVIAAAVVGWLGFRNVPSDRVGIVRRRYGRTHSEFRNITPHRTRGVLAGVLRPGRSRWVFPALNEVRFAPRTQVAEGSVGLVTAREGKTRPKGRALGRSVECDNFQDGDAFLLNGGEQGVQVDTLPPGQFYINTALFEVEQVQRVHVPVDTIGLVTSKAGGLRPADHTFGKHVPCDDFQDGAAFLAGGGEQGRQLAILQGGAYYDINPALFDVTTVLTGNEGQGGLTDQHLYEFQIPNGFTGVVIALAGAIPEQPDQPRPTVDGHQQFTLPWEFLRNGGQRGVQSETLPEGTVCALNPYFVRVVLVPMRLLTLEWDDKTPAQSSNYDAHLDRITVTVQGHRLSVNMQQTLQIPPESAPLLVTRNGSGQTSGIGGLDPDPLPVQRFVERVLGASVVSYFNEIAAAATVKEFLEAYAETRMELATQVQTALKNWGVEARTTTLGEFQAEDPSLNEVMKQPAHEQMRGELLKAQRANAEIEDAIDAVRVEAERRRISMELETRIKLFGLNHVVVIEMLKEITKAPVPQFISGGDLSSFLETQPVARLEGLLDKMQGFAANVDTDESSQLRLPPQADTGEGADRRYET
- a CDS encoding DapH/DapD/GlmU-related protein, which encodes MSSDRLMRIHSAEFHAMAERVLRVTELTSRLNVLPFEDETGKAELFEQILGKPLPPRVTIYPPFYTDHGLNLDLAERVFINQNCTFLDYAGIRLGERVMIGPKVTFITIGHPVDPEERRLYLTGAPIDVAENVWIGAGATILPGVSIGRDAVVAAGAVVADDVPPASLVTGSKATVHRTW
- a CDS encoding MSMEG_1061 family FMN-dependent PPOX-type flavoprotein, coding for MTTPLAGSAFDSLSLDAVADQDALRRVYELPGDTAIRKQMTELTDQTRRLIGCSSLVLVASADAEGNCDVSPRGGPAGFVSVLDARTVAIPDATGNKRLDTLQNIIATGRAGLLFVIPGRTTTLRVNGRACVSTRPELLAQLTAVGKPPASALVLGIEEVYPHCPKSLLRSGAWKPEQWLPTDAQPTSAEVTLAQLRMPELTITDIEQSEADSLKYRYE